The following coding sequences lie in one Cannabis sativa cultivar Pink pepper isolate KNU-18-1 chromosome 5, ASM2916894v1, whole genome shotgun sequence genomic window:
- the LOC115716323 gene encoding nudix hydrolase 15, mitochondrial, which yields MDSTANWFGGSESLVALAQQLCHYKAPRMPFDDDSEEATSEESAGKVVSQVGVVESATPISRNPQRFKQKRAAVLICLFQGDAGDLRVILTKRSSTLSTHSGEIALPGGKAEEGDKDDGDTATREAHEEIGLDPSLVNVVTVLEPFLSKHLLRVVPVIGILNDKESFKPAPNPDEVETVFDAPLEMFIKDENRRVEEREWMGNKYLIHFFDYETENNKFMIWGLTAGILIKAASVVYQRPPPFPAQNPIFKILRNVEKDTALP from the exons ATGGATTCAACAGCAAATTGGTTTGGAGGGTCTGAGAGCCTAGTGGCATTGGCCCAACAGCTCTGTCACTACAAGGCACCGCGAATGCCCTTTGATGATGATTCAGAGGAGGCCACCTCTGAAGAGAGTGCAGGAAAGGTCGTGTCCCAAGTGGGTGTCGTGGAATCGGCTACCCCAATTAGCCGAAACCCACAAAGATTCAAACAAAAGAGAGCAGCTGTCTTAATCTGTCTTTTCCAAGGAGATGCTGGGGATCTGAGAGTAATTCTCACAAAGCGGTCCTCCACTCTGTCTACTCACTCGG GTGAAATTGCTTTGCCAGGGGGTAAAGCAGAGGAGGGTGATAAGGATGATGGTGACACAGCTACGAGGGAGGCACATGAGGAAATTGGTTTGGATCCATCACTTGTCAATGTTGTGACggttcttgaaccattcctttccaag CATCTTCTTAGAGTAGTTCCAGTCATTGGCATACTTAATGACAAGGAATCATTCAAGCCTGCTCCTAATCCTGATGAAGTAGAAACTGTATTTGATGCCCCATTGGAAATGTTTATTAAG GATGAGAACAGAAGAGTAGAAGAAAGAGAGTGGATGGGGAACAAGTACCTTATTCATTTCTTTGACTATGAAACAGAGAATAACAAGTTCATGATATGGGGTTTGACTGCTGGGATCTTGATTAAAGCAGCATCAGTTGTATACCAACGGCCACCGCCTTTTCCAGCGCAAAATCCTATCTTTAAAATTCTTCGAAATGTAGAAAAAGATACTGCATTGCCCTAa